The following are encoded together in the Variovorax sp. PBS-H4 genome:
- a CDS encoding N-acyl-D-amino-acid deacylase family protein, with protein sequence MFDTLIRGGTLIDGSGAPQRRADVGIAAGRIAEIGDKLGPARRTIDADGAIVTPGWVDVHTHYDGQATWDPYLSPSTDHGVTSVVMGNCGVGFAPVKPDRREWLISVMEGVEDIPGTVLAEGIRWDWESFPEYLDALERMPRALDVGAQIPHSALRAYVMGERGVTHDEATQDDIRAMVALAREGLRAGALGLSTSRTIIHKYDGRKYPPGTFASPDEILGLARTLGEVGHGVFQMTSNHYQMETEVPWLTEVARENRLPVAFALVQTDQTPDTWARLLATLDDTHKAGIPLYGAVAGRPAGILMAWLGSTHPFMSHPLWQQIAPLPWPEKLARLRDPQVRAQLTDMETLMGAAKYDTRLAYLTQSFQKMYALGSEPDYEPPPESSIAAIAEREGRVPLEVAYDMLMADEGRGIIYFPSFNYAYNDLSQLHTQLQHPRTMMSLADGGAHCGYICDVSMPTYMLTHWARDRRRGPTLPLELMVQRQTRDTAAIYGLRDRGLLAPGYLADINIIDFDRLRLPPPYVAFDLPAGGRRLVQTAEGYRATLKRGETIMENGQVTGALPGGLIRGPQALA encoded by the coding sequence ATGTTCGATACCCTCATTCGCGGCGGCACCTTGATCGACGGCAGTGGCGCGCCGCAACGGCGGGCCGATGTCGGCATCGCCGCCGGCCGCATTGCCGAGATCGGCGACAAGCTGGGCCCGGCCCGGCGCACCATCGATGCGGACGGCGCCATCGTCACGCCCGGCTGGGTCGATGTGCACACGCACTACGACGGCCAGGCCACCTGGGACCCTTACCTCAGCCCCTCGACCGACCACGGCGTGACCAGCGTGGTGATGGGCAACTGCGGCGTGGGCTTCGCGCCGGTCAAGCCCGATCGGCGCGAGTGGCTGATCAGCGTCATGGAAGGCGTGGAGGACATCCCGGGCACGGTGCTGGCCGAGGGCATCCGCTGGGACTGGGAGAGCTTTCCCGAGTACCTGGACGCGCTCGAGCGCATGCCGCGAGCGCTCGACGTGGGCGCCCAGATCCCGCATTCGGCCCTGCGTGCCTATGTGATGGGCGAACGCGGCGTGACGCACGACGAGGCGACGCAGGACGACATCCGTGCCATGGTGGCGCTCGCACGCGAAGGCCTGCGCGCCGGTGCGCTGGGCCTGTCGACCAGCCGCACCATCATCCACAAGTACGACGGCCGCAAGTACCCGCCCGGCACCTTCGCATCGCCGGACGAGATCCTCGGCCTGGCGCGCACGCTGGGCGAAGTCGGCCACGGCGTCTTCCAGATGACCTCCAACCATTACCAGATGGAAACCGAGGTGCCGTGGCTCACCGAGGTGGCGCGCGAGAACCGGCTGCCCGTGGCCTTCGCGCTGGTGCAGACCGACCAGACGCCCGACACCTGGGCCCGGCTGCTGGCGACGCTCGACGACACGCACAAGGCCGGCATCCCGCTGTATGGCGCGGTGGCTGGGCGGCCGGCGGGCATCCTGATGGCGTGGCTGGGGTCCACCCATCCCTTCATGTCGCATCCGCTGTGGCAGCAGATCGCGCCGCTGCCCTGGCCCGAGAAGCTGGCCCGCCTGCGCGACCCGCAAGTGCGCGCGCAGCTCACCGACATGGAGACGCTGATGGGTGCGGCGAAGTACGACACGCGCCTCGCCTACCTGACCCAGAGCTTCCAGAAGATGTATGCGCTGGGCAGCGAGCCCGACTACGAGCCGCCGCCGGAGAGCAGCATCGCCGCCATTGCCGAACGCGAGGGCCGCGTGCCGCTCGAGGTGGCGTACGACATGCTCATGGCCGACGAGGGCCGCGGGATCATCTACTTCCCGAGCTTCAACTACGCCTACAACGACCTGAGCCAGCTGCACACGCAGCTGCAGCATCCGCGCACGATGATGAGCCTGGCCGATGGCGGCGCGCACTGCGGCTATATCTGCGACGTGAGCATGCCGACCTACATGCTCACGCACTGGGCGCGCGACCGTCGCCGTGGTCCGACGCTTCCGCTCGAATTGATGGTGCAGCGCCAGACCCGCGACACCGCCGCCATCTACGGCCTGCGCGATCGTGGCCTGCTCGCCCCGGGATACCTGGCGGACATCAACATCATCGACTTCGACCGCCTGCGCCTGCCGCCGCCCTACGTGGCCTTCGACCTGCCGGCAGGCGGGCGGCGGCTGGTGCAGACCGCCGAGGGTTATCGCGCGACGCTGAAGCGGGGCGAGACGATCATGGAGAACGGCCAGGTGACCGGTGCGCTGCCGGGCGGGTTGATACGCGGGCCGCAGGCGCTGGCGTAG
- a CDS encoding Bug family tripartite tricarboxylate transporter substrate binding protein yields MKTAPTSSRRLLLQGALVAGAALALPALAQPSWPIAGKPIRIIVPFPAGSGSDTTARVIAKLMGDELGGHPVIVDNKPGAGTFIGAQEVARAPADGHTLLYTIVITHTQNPHLYAKLPYDPVRDFTPLAQMVKSATVLIANPSAPVNNVQELVAYARANPGKLNYASYSAGSTSHLNGELLQMRTGTRMVHVPYKGTADASRALVSGDVHLYFDGTASAVALIKAGKAKGIGAATPTRVSVLPDLPTISEQGVKGLDIVGWQGIFGPGQMDPALAKQVASLLAKVARMPEMLKLIEAQGNEPSGVSGPEFAAIVKSDSERWGEVIRSANIKLD; encoded by the coding sequence ATGAAAACCGCTCCCACTTCCTCACGTCGCCTGCTGCTCCAAGGCGCGCTCGTCGCTGGTGCCGCGCTCGCATTGCCGGCCCTTGCCCAGCCGTCCTGGCCGATCGCCGGCAAGCCGATCCGCATCATCGTGCCCTTCCCCGCCGGTTCCGGCTCGGACACGACCGCGCGCGTGATCGCGAAGCTGATGGGCGACGAACTCGGCGGGCATCCGGTGATCGTGGACAACAAGCCAGGCGCCGGCACCTTCATCGGTGCACAGGAAGTGGCACGCGCGCCGGCGGATGGGCATACGCTGCTCTACACGATCGTCATCACGCACACGCAGAACCCGCACCTCTACGCGAAGCTGCCCTACGACCCGGTGCGCGACTTCACGCCGCTGGCGCAGATGGTCAAGTCGGCGACTGTGCTGATCGCCAACCCGTCGGCGCCGGTCAACAACGTGCAGGAGCTGGTGGCCTATGCGCGCGCCAACCCGGGCAAGCTGAACTACGCCTCGTACTCCGCGGGCTCCACGTCGCACCTCAACGGCGAACTGCTGCAGATGCGCACCGGGACGCGGATGGTGCACGTCCCCTACAAGGGAACGGCCGATGCGTCGCGGGCGCTGGTCAGTGGCGATGTTCACCTGTACTTCGACGGCACCGCGAGCGCCGTTGCGCTCATCAAGGCCGGCAAGGCCAAGGGCATCGGCGCTGCCACGCCGACGCGCGTCTCGGTCCTGCCCGACCTTCCCACCATCTCCGAGCAGGGCGTGAAAGGCCTCGACATCGTGGGCTGGCAAGGGATCTTCGGCCCCGGGCAGATGGACCCGGCACTCGCGAAGCAGGTGGCGTCGCTGCTTGCCAAGGTGGCGCGGATGCCCGAGATGCTCAAGCTGATCGAGGCCCAGGGCAACGAGCCTTCGGGCGTGAGCGGGCCCGAGTTCGCCGCCATCGTGAAGAGCGACAGCGAGCGGTGGGGCGAAGTCATCCGAAGCGCCAACATCAAGCTCGATTGA
- a CDS encoding LacI family DNA-binding transcriptional regulator: MPNSLRPSSRAAASSARSASLADVAALAGVSTGTVSRAMSKPEMISEATRVRVMEAADRLGYVVNGAARALAMRRTKTIGAVVPRFGSSSFPAMIQALEATLAEQGYTLLLSAPEGRREKEPDILRAMLERGVDAVALLGTDQPPAVLSMLAAHRTPYVQMWAPPGSGSDAVGFDEHAAGAQVVAHLAALGHKRIGFVGGRSKDSERARHRFEGLALALARHDMALDERAIIETEYGFAEGFTAMQEILGRRTPVTAMVFGTDYLAAGALAALDQGGIAVPQALSVASFNDNDFAAYLHPPLTTVRLPIREIGEAAGRLLLARLGGEHFEPPPMHVELIVRRSTGPA, translated from the coding sequence ATGCCGAATTCACTCCGCCCATCGTCCCGCGCCGCCGCATCGAGCGCCCGCTCGGCCTCCCTGGCCGACGTGGCCGCGCTCGCGGGCGTGTCCACGGGCACCGTCTCCCGTGCGATGTCGAAGCCGGAGATGATCAGCGAGGCGACCCGGGTCCGCGTGATGGAGGCGGCCGACCGGCTGGGTTACGTCGTCAACGGTGCGGCGCGCGCCCTCGCGATGCGGCGCACCAAGACCATCGGCGCCGTCGTTCCGCGCTTCGGCAGCTCTTCCTTCCCGGCCATGATCCAGGCGCTGGAGGCCACCCTCGCCGAGCAGGGCTACACGCTGCTGCTGTCGGCGCCCGAGGGCCGGCGCGAGAAGGAGCCGGACATCCTGCGGGCGATGCTCGAGCGCGGCGTCGATGCCGTGGCGCTCCTGGGCACCGACCAGCCGCCGGCCGTCCTCTCCATGCTGGCGGCCCATCGCACGCCCTATGTGCAGATGTGGGCGCCGCCCGGTTCGGGCAGCGACGCCGTGGGCTTCGACGAGCATGCGGCCGGTGCGCAGGTGGTGGCCCACCTGGCTGCGCTGGGGCACAAGCGCATCGGCTTTGTCGGCGGCCGCAGCAAGGACAGCGAGCGCGCCCGGCACCGCTTCGAGGGCCTGGCGCTTGCATTGGCGCGGCACGACATGGCGCTCGACGAGCGCGCCATCATCGAAACGGAGTACGGCTTTGCGGAAGGCTTCACCGCCATGCAGGAGATCCTGGGGCGGCGCACGCCCGTGACCGCGATGGTCTTCGGCACCGACTACCTGGCGGCCGGCGCCCTGGCCGCGCTCGACCAGGGCGGCATCGCGGTGCCGCAGGCGCTTTCCGTGGCAAGCTTCAACGACAACGACTTCGCGGCGTACCTGCATCCGCCGCTGACCACGGTGCGTTTGCCCATCCGCGAGATCGGCGAGGCGGCGGGCCGGCTGCTGCTGGCGCGGCTGGGCGGCGAGCACTTCGAGCCGCCGCCAATGCACGTCGAGCTGATCGTGCGGCGCAGTACCGGGCCGGCCTGA
- a CDS encoding VOC family protein: MTQGMFDRELGDTGNIVALEHVNLAIPDQQLATVFYVMGLGLTRDPYLFTGTNNMWINIGRNQIHMPTGAPMVLPGTLSLVMPHHEALLQRLAGVSELLAGTRFTFEARADHVAATCPWGNRFRIFEPSERFARARLALPCVELDVPRGTAAGITAFYREIMGARATVDSDSQGASARVMVGPGQTLVYREGDETIVPYDGHHIQIYVNDFSGPYERLRARGLVSQEDDTYQYRFRQIIDPATSQPLVMLEHEVRSLLHPLYGRPLVNRDPRVTNRNYVAGCESFR, translated from the coding sequence ATGACCCAGGGAATGTTCGATCGTGAACTTGGAGACACCGGCAACATCGTTGCTCTCGAACACGTCAATCTTGCAATCCCCGACCAGCAACTCGCAACCGTCTTCTATGTGATGGGACTGGGCCTGACGCGCGACCCCTATCTCTTCACCGGCACCAACAACATGTGGATCAACATTGGCCGCAATCAGATTCACATGCCGACCGGCGCGCCGATGGTCTTGCCCGGCACCCTGTCGCTGGTGATGCCGCACCACGAAGCCCTGCTGCAGCGATTGGCGGGCGTGTCGGAGTTGCTCGCCGGGACTCGATTCACATTCGAAGCGCGCGCCGACCACGTTGCCGCCACCTGCCCGTGGGGCAACCGATTCCGCATCTTCGAGCCCTCGGAGCGCTTCGCACGCGCGCGCCTGGCTTTGCCGTGCGTCGAACTCGATGTCCCGCGTGGCACGGCCGCGGGGATCACGGCGTTCTATCGGGAGATCATGGGGGCCCGCGCAACGGTGGACTCGGACAGTCAGGGCGCATCGGCGCGCGTCATGGTCGGCCCGGGCCAGACGCTGGTATATCGGGAAGGGGACGAAACGATCGTGCCGTATGACGGCCACCATATACAGATCTATGTGAACGATTTCTCGGGGCCGTACGAGCGCCTGCGTGCGCGAGGGCTGGTCAGCCAGGAAGACGATACCTACCAGTACCGGTTCCGCCAGATCATCGATCCCGCGACGTCGCAGCCGCTCGTCATGCTCGAGCACGAGGTGCGCAGCCTGCTGCACCCACTCTATGGCCGACCGCTGGTGAATCGCGATCCGCGTGTGACCAACCGGAACTACGTGGCGGGTTGCGAAAGCTTTCGCTAG
- a CDS encoding maleate cis-trans isomerase family protein: MTTRNFRIGQIVPSSNTTMETEVPAMLRAREAIRPERFTFHSSRMRMHKVTKEELEAMNKESLRCAAELADARVDVMSTACLVAIMAMGLGYHRETEGELTAVARANQSIAPVMTSAGALIDGLNTLGARRVSIMAPYMRPLTDLVVKYIENEGIEVIDSICFEIPDNLEVGLRDPMLLIDDVRRLDTRGADVVVASACVQMPSLPAIQRIEDMLGIRTVSTAVCTVRRMLDHLDLEPVVPGAGALLA, encoded by the coding sequence ATGACGACCCGCAACTTCCGGATCGGGCAAATCGTGCCCAGTTCCAACACCACGATGGAGACCGAGGTGCCCGCGATGCTGCGCGCGCGCGAAGCGATTCGACCCGAGCGCTTCACCTTCCACTCGAGCCGCATGCGCATGCACAAGGTGACGAAGGAAGAACTCGAGGCTATGAACAAGGAAAGCCTGCGTTGCGCAGCCGAACTGGCCGACGCGCGGGTCGACGTGATGAGCACGGCCTGCCTGGTCGCGATCATGGCGATGGGACTGGGCTACCACCGGGAGACCGAGGGCGAGCTGACGGCAGTGGCGCGCGCCAACCAGTCGATCGCACCGGTGATGACCTCGGCTGGTGCGCTGATCGACGGCCTCAACACGCTGGGCGCCAGGCGCGTCTCGATCATGGCGCCGTACATGCGGCCCCTCACGGATCTGGTCGTGAAGTACATTGAAAACGAAGGCATCGAGGTGATCGACTCGATCTGCTTCGAGATCCCCGACAACCTCGAGGTCGGGCTGCGCGATCCGATGCTGCTCATCGACGACGTGCGGCGCCTCGACACACGCGGCGCCGACGTCGTGGTGGCATCCGCGTGCGTGCAAATGCCATCCCTGCCCGCCATCCAGCGCATCGAGGACATGCTTGGCATCCGGACCGTCTCGACCGCGGTCTGCACTGTGCGGCGCATGCTCGATCACCTCGACCTCGAACCCGTTGTTCCCGGTGCAGGCGCACTGCTCGCCTGA
- a CDS encoding Bug family tripartite tricarboxylate transporter substrate binding protein: MNSLFLALPSGIGALCLVVAAAATAQTFPAKPVRTVLPYSAGSGPDAVMRSVGDKLGREWGQQVLVDNKPGANSWLALGEVKRAAPDGHTLLVVDATPMTLQPNLYKQLPFDPVKDFEPVTPLYSTNFFVVVGANSPWKNMADLIAAAKAKKGQVTFGSWGIGSVAHVGTAQLEGTTGTEMMHVPFKELPQLYTAVATGEVDWAFGTAATVDPLYRARKVRLLAYAGAKRLAGYEDVPTVAEAGGPAGFELRTWVALYAPRGTPKPVIDRINASVAKTLAEPEVRARFAGFGFDPWSAAPAEITRVAAADTRRFADIVKRASISLD, from the coding sequence ATGAACTCGTTGTTTCTTGCCCTGCCGTCGGGCATAGGTGCCCTGTGCCTGGTTGTTGCCGCCGCCGCCACCGCACAGACCTTTCCGGCCAAACCCGTTCGCACCGTGCTGCCCTACTCCGCCGGCAGCGGCCCCGACGCCGTGATGCGCAGCGTCGGCGACAAGCTTGGCCGCGAATGGGGACAGCAGGTACTGGTCGACAACAAGCCCGGTGCCAACAGCTGGCTCGCACTCGGCGAGGTCAAGCGTGCGGCGCCCGACGGCCACACCCTGCTGGTCGTCGACGCCACGCCGATGACGCTGCAGCCGAACCTCTACAAGCAACTGCCCTTCGATCCGGTAAAAGACTTCGAACCGGTCACGCCGCTGTATTCGACGAACTTCTTCGTCGTCGTCGGCGCCAACTCGCCATGGAAGAACATGGCCGACCTGATCGCGGCCGCCAAGGCGAAGAAGGGGCAGGTCACTTTTGGCAGCTGGGGCATCGGCAGCGTGGCCCATGTGGGCACGGCCCAGCTCGAGGGCACCACCGGCACGGAAATGATGCACGTTCCCTTCAAGGAGCTGCCGCAGCTGTACACGGCAGTCGCGACCGGCGAAGTCGACTGGGCCTTCGGTACGGCGGCGACCGTCGATCCGCTCTACCGCGCCAGGAAGGTCCGGCTGCTGGCCTATGCCGGCGCGAAACGACTGGCCGGCTACGAGGATGTGCCGACCGTCGCAGAGGCCGGCGGCCCGGCCGGCTTCGAATTGCGCACGTGGGTCGCGCTCTACGCACCCAGGGGAACGCCCAAGCCAGTGATCGACCGCATCAATGCGAGCGTGGCGAAGACCCTGGCCGAGCCGGAAGTGCGCGCGCGTTTCGCTGGCTTCGGCTTCGATCCCTGGAGCGCGGCACCTGCGGAGATCACGCGTGTCGCCGCCGCCGATACCCGCCGCTTCGCGGACATCGTCAAGCGCGCCAGCATTTCATTGGACTGA
- a CDS encoding FAD-dependent monooxygenase encodes MKIAVIGAGPAGMYFSLLAKKRDSSHEIRIYEQNPEGATYGWGVVFSDIGLAFLKEADPEFFAEFTAHHEKCDYMEVVHRGTHVQIHGNHFSRTARIDMLNTLQRACQRLGVQIEYGRRIDDVQALASEVDLVVAADGGNSEVRRQFADHFRPSFEKRRNKFAWYGTRQRFHPVSLIFRETPHGVFIAHSYQYSPELSTFLVEVDPDTWRRAGLDTASEDDSRRFCAEVFRPELGGNELLTNRSLWFEANIVKNEQWTHRNIVLLGDALRTVHFSLGSGTRMAMQDAIALQSGMAAHPQDLPAAFAAFEATRRPASSSFQSAAAKSLDWYESVADKLHLDPVSFAYDYMRRTGQVGHDDLKQRDPHFTAAYEALHPHSI; translated from the coding sequence ATGAAGATCGCAGTCATCGGCGCCGGTCCCGCCGGCATGTATTTCTCGCTGCTCGCGAAGAAGCGCGATTCCTCGCACGAGATCCGCATCTACGAGCAGAACCCGGAGGGCGCCACCTACGGCTGGGGCGTCGTGTTCTCGGACATCGGGCTGGCGTTCCTGAAAGAAGCCGACCCCGAGTTCTTCGCCGAGTTCACCGCGCACCATGAAAAGTGCGACTACATGGAAGTGGTGCACCGCGGCACCCACGTGCAGATCCACGGCAATCATTTCTCGCGCACCGCCCGGATCGACATGCTGAATACGCTGCAGCGCGCTTGCCAACGGCTGGGCGTGCAGATCGAATACGGCCGCCGCATCGACGACGTGCAGGCGCTGGCCAGCGAGGTGGACCTGGTGGTCGCCGCCGATGGCGGCAACAGCGAGGTGCGCAGGCAGTTCGCCGACCACTTCCGGCCGAGCTTCGAGAAGCGCCGCAACAAGTTCGCGTGGTACGGCACGCGCCAGCGCTTTCACCCCGTGTCGCTGATCTTCCGCGAGACGCCGCATGGCGTGTTCATCGCGCACAGCTACCAGTACAGCCCCGAACTGAGCACCTTCCTGGTGGAGGTGGACCCCGACACGTGGCGGCGCGCTGGCCTGGATACCGCGAGCGAAGACGACAGCCGGCGTTTCTGCGCCGAGGTGTTTCGCCCCGAGCTCGGCGGCAACGAACTGCTGACCAACCGGTCGCTCTGGTTCGAGGCCAACATCGTCAAGAACGAGCAGTGGACGCATCGCAATATCGTGCTGCTCGGCGACGCGCTGCGCACGGTGCACTTCTCGCTCGGGTCGGGCACGCGCATGGCCATGCAGGACGCGATCGCCCTGCAGAGCGGCATGGCCGCGCACCCGCAGGATCTGCCAGCGGCTTTTGCCGCGTTCGAGGCGACGCGTCGGCCGGCCTCGTCGAGCTTCCAGAGCGCGGCGGCAAAGAGCCTGGACTGGTATGAAAGCGTTGCGGACAAGCTGCACCTCGACCCGGTCAGCTTCGCCTACGACTACATGCGCCGCACCGGGCAGGTGGGCCACGACGACCTGAAGCAGCGCGATCCGCACTTCACCGCGGCGTACGAAGCGCTCCACCCCCACAGCATCTGA
- a CDS encoding acyl-CoA thioesterase: MIATEQVLSQLPLVIRRRVKWGDCDPAGVVYTVTFSEYVISAAELFYGALFDTTPQRAKREQGFGTPSRALSFEFHRSLRPDDEFDMTVTVADIHSRTYVLDVTGRTLQGEVVFVAKLTPVCVARDERRSIEIPHSFRQALQGYRDACAKADPTQETNS, encoded by the coding sequence ATGATCGCCACCGAGCAGGTGCTGAGCCAGCTGCCCCTGGTCATCCGGCGCCGCGTGAAATGGGGCGATTGCGACCCGGCCGGCGTGGTCTACACGGTGACTTTCTCGGAGTACGTGATCTCGGCGGCCGAACTGTTCTATGGCGCTTTGTTCGACACCACGCCGCAGCGGGCCAAGCGCGAGCAGGGCTTCGGCACGCCGAGTCGCGCGCTGTCCTTCGAATTCCATCGTTCGCTGCGGCCCGATGACGAGTTCGACATGACCGTGACAGTGGCCGACATTCACAGCCGCACCTACGTGCTCGACGTCACGGGCCGCACGCTGCAGGGCGAGGTCGTGTTTGTCGCGAAGCTCACGCCGGTGTGCGTGGCGCGCGACGAACGCCGCTCCATCGAGATTCCGCACAGTTTCCGCCAGGCGTTGCAGGGCTACCGCGATGCCTGCGCCAAGGCCGATCCCACCCAGGAGACAAACTCATGA
- a CDS encoding AMP-binding protein, with product MTNILSPIEGVSYPRPERAAASLANGSWFPATVGDALRATAKRHPDRAAYISDERTLTYREFDEMTERLAAALLDLGLVPGDRAICQLGTNVETAMVLLACFKAGIVPVCSLPQHREVEIGQLTRQSGARGYFVQADFSSFDLVGFAAGMLEEHQTLRHLVVVRGAAAGASSLEALIESMPLATARERLSGLPLGCEDVVSFQLSGGTTGVPKIIPRFHAEYLGHAACWMRRYRIGVDSRVIWSLPLLHNAGQLYALIPCAAFGVTTVLMPRVDIGRMLELIEQHRVTHALSIGPIAPQLLAYTDIGRHDLSSLQLFATMSRSDSLEKHLGLPCSNLYGITEGLLLGSPADAPAFARHHTQGASGCPQDEIRLLVPGSEEPSAPGEMGEMCFRGPSSLTGFFGNPEANAKAFTSDGFYRTGDMMTAHIVDGLTCYAFEGRLRDNINRGGEKIGCEEVEAFISQHPAVADAKLIAMPDPFYGEKACVYIVPRPGMTVPDVKTLGAFLVGLGLAKYKCPERVEAIDSFPLTRVGKVDKPALKQRIADQLAAELAEAAGSTT from the coding sequence GTGACGAACATCTTGAGTCCCATCGAGGGCGTAAGCTATCCGCGGCCCGAGCGCGCCGCGGCCTCATTGGCCAATGGATCGTGGTTTCCCGCGACGGTCGGCGATGCGCTGCGCGCTACGGCAAAACGCCACCCTGATCGCGCCGCCTACATCAGCGACGAGCGCACGCTGACCTACCGCGAATTCGATGAGATGACAGAACGCCTCGCGGCGGCGCTGCTGGATCTCGGCCTCGTCCCCGGCGACCGCGCGATCTGCCAGCTTGGCACGAATGTCGAGACGGCCATGGTGCTGCTCGCCTGCTTCAAGGCCGGCATCGTCCCGGTGTGCTCCCTGCCGCAGCACCGCGAGGTCGAGATCGGGCAGTTGACCCGGCAATCCGGCGCCCGCGGCTACTTCGTGCAGGCCGACTTCAGCAGCTTCGATCTCGTCGGCTTCGCGGCAGGCATGCTCGAAGAACACCAGACGCTGAGGCATCTGGTGGTCGTGCGCGGTGCGGCTGCCGGCGCGTCGAGCCTGGAGGCCCTGATCGAAAGCATGCCGCTTGCTACGGCGCGAGAACGCCTGTCCGGCCTGCCGCTGGGCTGCGAGGACGTGGTGAGCTTCCAGCTGTCGGGTGGCACCACCGGCGTTCCCAAGATCATTCCGCGCTTCCATGCCGAATACCTCGGCCATGCGGCGTGCTGGATGCGGCGCTATCGCATTGGGGTCGACAGCCGCGTGATCTGGTCGCTGCCGCTGCTGCACAACGCCGGGCAGTTGTACGCGCTGATTCCATGCGCTGCCTTCGGCGTAACCACGGTGCTGATGCCCCGCGTCGACATCGGCCGCATGCTCGAGCTGATAGAGCAGCACCGGGTCACGCACGCACTGTCCATCGGGCCGATTGCGCCTCAATTGCTGGCCTACACCGACATCGGCCGGCATGACTTGTCGTCGCTGCAGCTGTTCGCGACGATGAGCCGCTCCGATAGCCTGGAAAAGCACCTCGGCCTGCCTTGCTCCAACCTGTACGGCATCACCGAGGGCTTGCTGCTGGGGTCTCCCGCCGACGCGCCAGCCTTCGCTCGACACCACACGCAAGGCGCATCGGGCTGCCCGCAGGACGAGATCCGCCTGCTCGTGCCCGGCAGCGAGGAGCCCAGCGCGCCCGGGGAGATGGGCGAGATGTGCTTTCGCGGCCCGTCCAGCCTGACCGGCTTCTTCGGCAACCCCGAGGCGAATGCAAAGGCCTTCACCTCCGACGGCTTCTACCGTACCGGCGACATGATGACCGCGCACATCGTCGACGGCCTCACCTGCTACGCCTTCGAGGGGCGGCTTCGGGACAACATCAACCGCGGCGGAGAGAAGATCGGCTGCGAAGAGGTCGAAGCGTTCATCAGCCAGCACCCGGCGGTGGCCGACGCCAAGCTGATCGCGATGCCCGATCCGTTCTATGGCGAAAAAGCGTGCGTCTACATCGTGCCGCGCCCCGGCATGACCGTCCCGGACGTCAAGACCCTCGGCGCCTTCCTCGTGGGTCTGGGCCTGGCCAAATACAAGTGCCCGGAGCGCGTCGAGGCCATCGACAGCTTCCCGCTCACGCGTGTGGGCAAGGTCGACAAGCCGGCACTGAAGCAGCGCATCGCCGACCAGCTGGCCGCCGAACTCGCCGAAGCCGCGGGGAGCACGACATGA
- a CDS encoding VOC family protein: MPASNLPAPALRGVDHTARPTWRLRETIEFYRDKLGLPLVHVISARGWGPATHPDFLHFFFDSGNGSTIAFFYYLGSEQPAGLEGRAAMKPVPEDHVFDATHTAWLVDGVEELQAWKQRLEAKGLDVSVETRHEVIESIYVRDPNGYFVEFTRKLRPLDDTDATDAALTLQAAIEAEDAAERAGRRVAAIDEIWSRKAALLDERDGRTGVGVRIYVPKVDEFASIVKDAAARGDCRVSSSEGYNCIEADAPIEFRRKALQLKPAVWYGLFTGGVHGRVEVLDRDRVVIAPSQA, encoded by the coding sequence ATGCCTGCCTCGAACCTTCCCGCGCCGGCGCTGCGCGGCGTCGACCACACTGCCCGCCCGACCTGGAGGCTGCGCGAAACCATCGAGTTCTACCGCGACAAGCTCGGCCTGCCGCTCGTGCACGTGATCTCTGCCCGTGGCTGGGGCCCGGCCACGCATCCCGACTTCCTGCACTTTTTTTTCGACAGTGGAAACGGCAGCACGATCGCCTTCTTCTACTATCTCGGCAGCGAGCAGCCGGCGGGTCTCGAAGGCCGGGCGGCCATGAAGCCGGTGCCTGAAGACCACGTGTTCGACGCCACCCACACCGCCTGGCTGGTCGACGGGGTGGAGGAACTGCAAGCCTGGAAGCAGCGCCTCGAAGCCAAGGGCCTGGATGTGTCCGTCGAGACGCGCCACGAGGTGATCGAGTCGATCTACGTGCGCGATCCGAACGGTTACTTCGTCGAGTTCACTCGCAAGCTACGCCCTCTCGACGACACCGATGCAACCGACGCCGCCCTCACGCTGCAGGCAGCGATCGAAGCCGAAGACGCTGCCGAACGTGCCGGCAGGCGCGTCGCCGCGATCGACGAAATCTGGTCGCGCAAGGCGGCCTTGCTCGACGAACGCGACGGCCGCACCGGCGTTGGCGTGCGCATCTACGTGCCCAAGGTCGACGAGTTCGCCTCGATCGTGAAGGACGCTGCCGCGCGCGGCGATTGCCGTGTCAGTTCCAGCGAGGGCTACAACTGCATCGAGGCCGACGCCCCGATCGAGTTCCGGCGCAAGGCCCTCCAACTGAAGCCGGCGGTCTGGTACGGCCTGTTCACGGGCGGCGTGCATGGCCGTGTCGAGGTGCTGGATCGCGACCGCGTCGTCATTGCGCCATCGCAAGCCTGA